TCCGTCCCAGTGAACTCTTGCCTTGGGCAGATCCGATGATCGCCAAGTTGGTGAGCCGGCTGCAAAACGAAGTTAGATCGGAACGCGACAGCAAAGGTCCTTTGCTCAAGCCACTCGACCCAAAGGTGAGCTTCGGCATCACCTCGGAACTCGAACCGGTCACGCCGTCCTTCGACACGGACTACGAGTTCAACGACGAGCCCCGCTTCAACTGGGACGAGCGGACCACCGAGCAGGTAGGCAGGTAGGATCGCCTGACTCAAAGATTGATAACGAACGACATTGTGAAAGGATGCACCATGTTGACTGCTTTGGCCTTATGCTGCCTATTTGCTCTCTTCCGCTCCGTACGGCGTCAAGAGGTACTCGACCCGATGGACCTGCCAGGGTCGAGTTCCTATGTCCGCGTCTGAGAAGTCTCCGCTAACATCAGCGGACGTAACTCGGCTGCAATAAAGAAAGATCCCGTCACGCAAATTAATTCGTCAGCGCTAGCCCCCTGCCAAGCCTTTTGCCAAGCACTGGTAGGATCGTCATCGTAGTTGATTTCCGTTTTCTCGTACTGGCTTGGCGATTCTGCTCTAACCCGTTCGCAAAGCGACTGAAGTTGTGACACGGGGACTGCCCTTCCGTTTTCTTGATACTCGGTAAGCGTGACGTGGCTGAAGTAAGGTAGCAGCACCCGTAGCATCCCGAGCACGTCTTTCTCCTTCGTGGCAGCGAACACGAGGTGCCTTTGGCCACCGTTGAAGTTCGCTTGTAACGTTTCAACCAGAGCTTCCGCGGAAGCCACGTTGTGGGCCACATCAAGCACAACGGCCGGACTCTTTGAAATCAGCTCCACCCTGCCTGGCAATGTGGTTTCAGCTAGCCCTCGCCGAAGCGCACCCTCCGGCAACAGCCACCCCTGGCGACGAAGCTCGATGGCTGTGGCTAGCGCAACCGCCGCGTTAGCGACCTGATGTTCGCCCAAGAGCTTGAGATCGATCCCCTTAAGTGCATAGCCTTCTTCCGAAGGAAATGCCGGATCGGGCTCCATTCTGAAATTGAATTTTCCTGAGCGAGTCCTATTTCGCGCGTCCTCTCGTCCCGTCGTTTCGGTGCGGTAGCTGAAATGCTGACCGCCCGTTCGCATGCGGGCCCCGTGTTGCAGAGCGATACTTGCGATCACCACATGGGCTTCTTCCGCGAGTGGCCCGGTGATCAAGGGGACACCTGGCTTGACGATTCCCGCCTTCTCCGCGGCAATTTCGGTCAGCGTGTTGCCGAGCTGCTTCATGTGGTCGTAGCTGATGCTGGTGATCACGGTGCAGCAAGGTGAGCAAACATTTGTCGAATCGAGCCGTCCGCCAAGACCAACTTCGAGAATCACCAGATCGACTTCCTTCTGTGCGAAGTACAGGAAGGCGATTGCCGTGGCGATCTCGAAGAACGTTGGGCGAAGTTGCGCGTCAGGAAAGGCGTCCGCTTTCTCATCCATACGATCCACTGCCGCGCGTACTTGTTGGACCAGCGCAACCAATTCCTCTGGAGAACAAGGCTCGCCATCCACCACGAATCGTTCTTCGATCCGCTGCAAGTGAGGCGAACTGAACACGCCGACGCGATAGTTGGCCGCCTGAACGATTCCCGCCAGCAAGGCCGAGGTCGAACCTTTCCCCTTGGTCCCCGCAATGTGTACTGTGGGGATGCCGGCGGCGGGCTGCTCCAACAAATTGAGCAACTGCCGCATCCGATCAAGCTTCATGTGCCGTTCCGCATAAGGCGGCGATGGCATCCGCTCGTAATTGATACGGCTGAAGAGGTAATCGACTGCGTCGGCGTAGGCATCGGGCATCGAAGCCACTCGGTGGGAGGGAGATTTCTCGTCAGTTCCGAATTCTAGTCGATGAAGCTGAACCGGTCAGCCATTTGCATCAGTAGAGTTGACTATTTCTTCTTCGGTCGTCGTTGGCTTTGAGCAAACAACCGAGGATGGAATCGATCGAAGAAAACTTGTCACCCGGACTGGCATGTGGGGATCACTTCTCATGTGGAGAGCGTCGACGTGCCCCGCAGCCCAACCACAGAAGGCCCAGAGCGAAAAGGCTACAGCTCGGTTCTGGCACTGCGACAACTTGTAGTGTTCCGCTAATTAATCGTTGATTAAAGAAAAGATACACGGCGGCATCAGCGCCGACCTCAGGCACGCCCGGATCGTAGTTGACTTCGATGGCTGCGACTCCAAGTAGTGGATTTGGCCACCAGAGACTGGCACCGCCCGACTGCGTGTGTACGGTCGAGCTCAAATCGATCTCGGTGAGCAGGATGCTACCTTCCTTATCAAAAAAGGTGATCTTCTTCTGCGCGGAGTAGTTCTGCGACAGGTCGTGATTAAAAACCCGCATGCCCAACCGCCAGCGCTGACCAACGTCAGGCAGCAGGTTCAGGAGTTTTCCATCAGTAACTTCGAAACGGACGGTGCTCAAAGGCTCATCCAGCGGAAACTCTGCCGACTGCCAGTAGCCGTCAAACGAACTTCCGATGGGACCTGGATCGAACGTGTAGAGGGGCGTTGCACTTGCATGCTTCATCGCAGGGCAAGTGATAGCAAGAATCAATAACGAGGTCGCAGTCCGTGTTTTCATTTCTCGACAAGGCGGGGTTGGCATTCGGGAAGTTGGAAACTTTGTTCTTTACGTG
The genomic region above belongs to Lacipirellulaceae bacterium and contains:
- a CDS encoding folylpolyglutamate synthase/dihydrofolate synthase family protein — protein: MPDAYADAVDYLFSRINYERMPSPPYAERHMKLDRMRQLLNLLEQPAAGIPTVHIAGTKGKGSTSALLAGIVQAANYRVGVFSSPHLQRIEERFVVDGEPCSPEELVALVQQVRAAVDRMDEKADAFPDAQLRPTFFEIATAIAFLYFAQKEVDLVILEVGLGGRLDSTNVCSPCCTVITSISYDHMKQLGNTLTEIAAEKAGIVKPGVPLITGPLAEEAHVVIASIALQHGARMRTGGQHFSYRTETTGREDARNRTRSGKFNFRMEPDPAFPSEEGYALKGIDLKLLGEHQVANAAVALATAIELRRQGWLLPEGALRRGLAETTLPGRVELISKSPAVVLDVAHNVASAEALVETLQANFNGGQRHLVFAATKEKDVLGMLRVLLPYFSHVTLTEYQENGRAVPVSQLQSLCERVRAESPSQYEKTEINYDDDPTSAWQKAWQGASADELICVTGSFFIAAELRPLMLAETSQTRT